One segment of Streptomyces sp. YIM 121038 DNA contains the following:
- a CDS encoding type I polyketide synthase yields the protein MTQGPTETPRHGGAARAPRHLVALVRDHAARRPEALAYRFAEGADATATAWTYRELDLRARRVAALLQAEGLTGAPVLLLHPPGLGYLAGFLGCLYAGAYAVPAYPPDTRRFGQTTARLAAIARDARATHALTTGDLARLADERRAELAALGLGGLRWLATGGPGTADGTGGAPGADDWREPELGGDSLAFLQYTSGSTSAPKGVMVSHGNLLHNLDAIHRRLEHDERSAMVSWLPPYHDMGLIGGILSPLYGGFPAHLMAPMSFVRKPLLWLRTLSDTRASTSVAPNFGFEACVRRVTDEERAGLDLSHWRLALNGAEPVRADTLDRFAERFAPCGFRRAALLPCYGLAEATLMVTGVRAHEPPAVGSFDAAALGAGTAAPADGGRVTRVVGCGPAVDGLDVAVVDAATRRRITAEGTVGEIWIAGGSVARGYWRRPEATEETFRARLADEGDTPYLRTGDLGFTRAGQLHVVGRTKDVVIVQGRNHYPHDVELTVERADPAIRAGCGAAFAVEVDGAEQLVVAYEIDGRRAADAPGLLARLRTAIAEEHEVAPHAVLLLKRSTVPKTTSGKIQRQACRRDFLSLGLKVVAASVARETRPEGHGEPHERPPLARGRQTVQHVLEILRDHGADTSGATEHEFAAAGLDYPRLLDVVRDVEARYDTVLPVGELLARPRAGTLVELLADAARPDGAWASDAVEAWLTARVAERLGLAAGAVDPTRPLASLGLDSRQAVAVLAELGARTGREIPASVVFDHPTIRAIAAHLAATRATAAVDGGPPEGRDAHEPVAVVGIGCRFPGAPDPDSFGRLLRDGRDAVTEVPRDRWDAERVAAPGFGGFLDGVAEFDARFFGVSAREAVRMDPQQRLLLEVAWQTLEDAGLDPTSLAGSATGVFAGLSSHDYSELQMGRLDTVDVHGATGNAHAVAANRLSYVLDLRGPSLALDTACSSSLTAVHLACDSLRRGECSLALAGGVNLMLTPGLSVAFADGGMLAADGRCRTFDDAADGYVRGEGAGLVLLKPLSAALADGDRVYAVIRGSATGHGGRSNGLTAPKGSAQRAVIEQALARAGLSGKEVDYVEAHGTGTPLGDPVEWEGLAGAYGMGRPDGARCLVGSVKTNIGHLEAAAGIAGLIKAVLVVRDREVPPTLHLRTPNRHLDRAGAGLHVPTRRTPLAARGPVRAAVSSFGFGGANAHVVLESPPEPAPAVRTPPARPVHALCLSGHTPTALTTLARAWRTHLAAHPDTPVGDLCRAAYTGRARLAHRAVVLGGSAAALDSGLDALARGEAARGVVRGTAPHGPAPKVAFLFTGQGTQYPGMGKGLYDTHAAFARAIDRADRVLRPELGVPLTELLFDTAPGTAPAAPSGTASETASGAAPGATSGAAADPAERLRSTRHCQPALVALEVALAELWMSVGVRPAAVLGHSVGAYAAACVSGALSFEDALMLAAVRGRLMAEQPGDGAMIACVGDADTVRTVADGLDSVAVAAVNSPTHLVLSGEREQIERAGAALREKSVTVKPLAVSHAFHSPLMAGAAEPLRAAARAVRFAEPAIPWVSDATGGPVGRIDADALVAHLLGTVRFADGCATLRGLGCTAFVEVGPHPTLLGPARATAPAAPADAERPPLWLPSLRRPASATATGSGSGSGPGSGSGPASGDWETLLQSLGRLHCAGGTVDWAALDEGYRGPRVPVPHAVLEREAYWFTPPVAAPGAPSEPANPEAPAAPEAPEALDAPETSEASEASGTATPEPVPTPRPRTAAVTGAETAPVPRRTPSLPHAPSSARHEVVAHVARVCGYDARRIPGDARLGTDLGFDSLMRQELERALARRFPDRLNGNRERLPEDPTVGQLVDLLDGAAPTPAAPGPAAQPLAPAAQAAPDPAVPEEGVPEEEGVPEEAVPDEAPAPVRQERVFEEWPEYAELQGRLRQATADGANPYGRTHEGYNGARARVNGESVLNFSAFNYLALSHHPRVRAAAKAAVDHYGTSCSATPLLFGETPLHHALDAEIASFLGTEAAVVFAGGHATNVATIGHLLGPEDLILHDEWIHDSAVRGSVLSGARRRPFPHNDWRALDRALTAARGRARRALVLIEGAYSQDGDLPDLPKFIGVKRRHGALLMVDEAHSIGVLGRTGRGIGEYFGVDRADVDLWMGTLSKAIGSLGGYVAARHPLVEYLKFTAPLHIFSTGISPASTAAALEAIRVIRAEPERVARLRGLAEHFRDSARARGLDIGVSRASAVVPVVIGGWEETMALSNALLRLGVNVMPIGHPAVPRDACRLRFFINADHTQDELDRALDLLGRAMAEQQHTPETSRTGAGAASGTSSEPASPSASPAVGSPAAPGRGAPPDVLVAGASGFIGGHLTRRLVERGHRVRALVREGSDRSGFADADAGSVEVVTGDLTDPDSLRRATAGVRHVYNCTGLSADWGPWAHFQRVNVDGSRTLVEAAAHAGTVERFLHVSTTDVYGYPVRPGDESTPPRDIGLPYNRSKLLGEQAVREAAARALLPLTVVRPVSVYGPRSKDFVVEIATLLLSRQMVYIRGGDVPAGLLYVGNAADAMIAACAAEAAAGRTYNLRDPDRTTWRAYIEALARGLGVKPPALSLPAPVARGVATLSEGVYGALRLKSRPVLTRHAVHLFDRDQSYAIDRARDDFGFKSEVGFEEGVRLTLAWLDSPEGRAHVTR from the coding sequence ATGACCCAAGGCCCGACCGAGACCCCCCGGCACGGCGGCGCGGCACGGGCGCCCCGGCACCTGGTGGCGCTGGTGCGCGACCACGCCGCCCGCCGGCCGGAGGCGCTCGCCTACCGCTTCGCCGAGGGCGCCGACGCCACCGCGACGGCGTGGACGTACCGCGAACTCGACCTGCGCGCCCGCCGCGTCGCCGCCCTGCTCCAGGCCGAGGGCCTCACCGGCGCGCCGGTGCTGCTGCTCCACCCGCCCGGCCTCGGCTATCTCGCGGGGTTCCTCGGCTGTCTGTACGCGGGGGCCTACGCCGTGCCCGCCTATCCCCCGGACACGCGACGCTTCGGCCAGACCACGGCGCGGCTCGCGGCCATCGCGCGGGACGCGCGGGCGACGCACGCGCTGACCACGGGCGACCTCGCGCGCCTCGCGGACGAGCGCAGGGCCGAGCTGGCCGCGCTCGGGCTCGGCGGGCTGCGCTGGCTGGCCACGGGCGGGCCCGGCACGGCGGACGGCACGGGCGGCGCGCCCGGCGCGGACGACTGGCGCGAGCCGGAACTCGGCGGCGACTCGCTGGCGTTCCTCCAGTACACCTCCGGTTCGACGTCCGCGCCCAAGGGCGTGATGGTCAGCCACGGCAATCTGCTGCACAACCTCGACGCCATCCACCGCAGGCTGGAGCACGACGAGCGCTCGGCGATGGTGTCCTGGCTGCCGCCGTACCACGACATGGGTCTGATCGGCGGCATCCTGTCGCCGCTGTACGGCGGCTTCCCCGCGCATCTGATGGCGCCGATGTCCTTCGTGCGCAAGCCGCTGCTGTGGCTGCGGACGCTCTCCGACACCCGGGCGTCCACCAGCGTCGCGCCCAACTTCGGCTTCGAGGCGTGCGTCCGTCGCGTCACCGACGAGGAGCGCGCCGGGCTCGACCTGAGCCACTGGCGCCTGGCCCTGAACGGCGCGGAGCCGGTGCGCGCCGACACCCTCGACCGCTTCGCCGAGCGGTTCGCGCCCTGCGGGTTCCGGCGCGCCGCGCTGCTGCCCTGCTACGGGCTCGCCGAGGCCACCTTGATGGTGACCGGCGTACGCGCCCACGAGCCGCCCGCCGTCGGCTCGTTCGACGCGGCGGCGCTCGGCGCGGGCACCGCCGCCCCCGCGGACGGCGGCCGCGTCACCCGGGTCGTCGGGTGCGGCCCCGCCGTCGACGGACTGGACGTGGCGGTCGTGGACGCCGCGACGCGGCGCAGGATCACGGCCGAAGGCACCGTCGGCGAGATCTGGATCGCGGGCGGCAGCGTGGCCCGGGGCTACTGGCGGCGCCCGGAGGCGACCGAGGAGACGTTCCGGGCGCGCCTCGCGGACGAGGGCGACACGCCGTATCTGCGCACCGGCGACCTCGGCTTCACGCGCGCCGGGCAGCTGCACGTGGTCGGCCGCACCAAGGACGTGGTCATCGTGCAGGGCCGCAACCACTACCCGCACGACGTCGAACTCACCGTGGAGCGGGCCGACCCGGCGATCCGCGCGGGCTGCGGCGCCGCGTTCGCCGTGGAGGTCGACGGCGCCGAGCAGCTCGTGGTCGCGTACGAGATCGACGGCAGGCGCGCCGCGGACGCGCCGGGGCTGCTGGCCCGGCTGCGCACCGCGATCGCCGAGGAGCACGAGGTCGCGCCGCACGCGGTGCTGCTGCTCAAGCGGTCGACCGTGCCCAAGACCACCAGCGGGAAGATCCAGCGGCAGGCGTGCCGGCGGGACTTCCTCTCCCTCGGTCTGAAGGTCGTGGCGGCGAGCGTGGCGCGCGAGACACGCCCGGAGGGGCACGGGGAACCGCACGAGCGGCCGCCACTGGCCCGCGGGCGGCAGACGGTCCAGCACGTCCTGGAGATCCTGCGCGACCACGGCGCCGACACGTCCGGCGCCACGGAGCACGAGTTCGCCGCGGCGGGCCTCGACTACCCCCGGCTCCTGGACGTCGTACGGGACGTGGAGGCGCGGTACGACACCGTGCTGCCCGTCGGGGAGCTGCTCGCCCGGCCCCGGGCCGGCACGCTCGTCGAGCTGCTCGCGGACGCGGCGCGCCCGGACGGGGCCTGGGCGTCCGACGCGGTCGAGGCGTGGCTGACCGCGCGGGTCGCCGAGCGTCTCGGTCTCGCGGCGGGCGCGGTGGACCCCACGAGGCCCCTCGCCTCGCTCGGCCTCGACTCCCGGCAGGCCGTGGCCGTCCTCGCCGAGCTGGGCGCGCGCACCGGACGGGAGATCCCCGCGTCCGTGGTCTTCGACCATCCGACGATCCGCGCGATCGCGGCCCACCTCGCGGCCACCCGGGCGACGGCCGCGGTCGACGGCGGCCCGCCCGAGGGCCGGGACGCGCACGAGCCCGTGGCCGTCGTCGGCATCGGCTGCCGCTTCCCCGGCGCCCCCGACCCGGACAGCTTCGGGCGGCTCCTGCGCGACGGCCGGGACGCCGTCACCGAGGTGCCGCGGGACCGCTGGGACGCCGAGCGGGTCGCCGCGCCGGGGTTCGGCGGGTTCCTGGACGGCGTGGCGGAGTTCGACGCCCGCTTCTTCGGCGTGTCGGCGCGCGAGGCGGTCCGCATGGACCCCCAGCAGCGGCTCCTGCTCGAAGTGGCCTGGCAGACCCTGGAGGACGCGGGCCTGGACCCGACGTCCCTGGCGGGCAGCGCCACCGGCGTGTTCGCGGGCCTCAGCAGCCACGACTACAGCGAGCTCCAGATGGGCCGCCTGGACACCGTCGACGTGCACGGCGCCACCGGCAACGCGCACGCCGTCGCCGCCAACCGCCTGTCGTACGTCCTCGATCTGCGCGGCCCGAGCCTCGCCCTGGACACCGCGTGCTCGTCGTCCCTGACGGCGGTGCACCTGGCGTGCGACAGCCTGCGCAGGGGCGAGTGCTCCCTGGCGCTCGCGGGCGGTGTGAACCTGATGCTCACGCCCGGCCTCTCGGTGGCGTTCGCGGACGGCGGCATGCTCGCCGCCGACGGCCGCTGCCGCACCTTCGACGACGCGGCGGACGGCTACGTGCGCGGCGAGGGCGCGGGCCTGGTGCTGCTCAAGCCGCTGTCCGCCGCCCTCGCGGACGGCGACCGGGTGTACGCGGTGATCAGGGGCTCGGCGACCGGGCACGGCGGCCGCAGCAACGGCCTGACCGCGCCCAAGGGCTCTGCGCAGCGCGCGGTGATCGAACAGGCCCTGGCCCGCGCCGGGCTGAGCGGCAAGGAGGTCGACTACGTCGAGGCGCACGGCACCGGCACCCCGCTCGGCGATCCCGTGGAGTGGGAGGGCCTCGCGGGCGCGTACGGCATGGGCCGCCCGGACGGCGCGCGCTGCCTGGTCGGCTCGGTGAAGACCAACATCGGGCACCTGGAGGCGGCCGCGGGCATAGCGGGCCTGATCAAGGCGGTGCTCGTGGTGCGCGACCGCGAGGTGCCGCCGACGCTGCACCTGCGCACGCCGAACCGGCACCTTGACCGGGCGGGCGCGGGGCTGCACGTGCCGACGCGCCGGACGCCCCTCGCGGCCCGGGGTCCGGTGCGGGCCGCGGTCAGCTCCTTCGGGTTCGGCGGCGCGAACGCGCACGTGGTCCTGGAGTCACCGCCCGAGCCCGCCCCGGCCGTGCGGACGCCGCCCGCGCGGCCGGTGCACGCCCTGTGTCTGTCCGGCCACACGCCGACCGCCCTGACGACGCTGGCCCGGGCGTGGCGCACCCATCTCGCCGCCCACCCCGACACGCCGGTGGGCGACCTGTGCCGGGCGGCGTACACCGGCCGCGCACGGCTCGCGCACCGCGCGGTCGTCCTCGGCGGCTCCGCCGCGGCCCTCGACTCCGGCCTCGACGCCCTGGCGCGGGGCGAGGCGGCGCGGGGCGTGGTGCGCGGGACGGCCCCGCACGGCCCGGCGCCGAAGGTCGCGTTCCTGTTCACCGGCCAGGGCACGCAGTACCCGGGCATGGGCAAGGGCCTCTACGACACGCACGCCGCCTTCGCCCGCGCCATCGACCGCGCGGACCGCGTGCTGCGGCCCGAACTGGGCGTTCCGCTAACGGAGTTGCTGTTCGACACGGCTCCGGGCACCGCCCCGGCGGCCCCGTCGGGCACGGCCTCGGAGACCGCCTCGGGCGCGGCCCCGGGCGCCACCTCCGGCGCCGCCGCGGACCCGGCCGAGCGGCTGCGGTCCACGCGGCACTGTCAGCCCGCCCTGGTGGCCCTGGAGGTGGCGCTCGCCGAGCTGTGGATGTCGGTCGGCGTGCGGCCCGCCGCCGTCCTCGGGCACAGCGTCGGCGCGTACGCCGCCGCGTGCGTGTCCGGCGCGCTCTCCTTCGAGGACGCCCTCATGCTGGCCGCGGTGCGCGGACGCCTGATGGCCGAGCAGCCCGGGGACGGCGCGATGATCGCCTGCGTCGGCGACGCGGACACGGTCCGGACGGTGGCCGACGGCCTGGACTCCGTGGCGGTGGCCGCCGTCAACTCCCCCACCCACCTGGTCCTTTCCGGCGAGCGTGAGCAGATCGAGCGGGCGGGCGCGGCCCTGCGGGAGAAGTCGGTCACGGTCAAGCCGCTCGCCGTGTCGCACGCCTTCCACTCGCCGCTGATGGCGGGCGCCGCCGAGCCGCTGCGGGCGGCCGCGCGGGCGGTGCGGTTCGCCGAGCCCGCCATCCCCTGGGTGTCGGACGCCACCGGCGGGCCCGTGGGGCGGATCGACGCCGACGCCCTGGTGGCACACCTCCTGGGCACCGTGCGGTTCGCCGACGGCTGCGCGACGCTGCGCGGCCTCGGCTGCACCGCCTTCGTGGAGGTCGGCCCGCATCCGACGCTGCTCGGGCCGGCCCGGGCCACGGCGCCCGCGGCCCCCGCCGACGCCGAGCGGCCCCCGCTGTGGCTGCCGTCGCTGCGCCGCCCGGCCTCCGCGACGGCGACGGGCTCGGGCTCGGGTTCAGGACCGGGCTCGGGTTCAGGACCAGCCTCCGGCGACTGGGAGACCCTGCTCCAGTCCCTCGGCCGACTGCACTGCGCGGGCGGCACGGTGGACTGGGCCGCGCTCGACGAGGGCTACCGCGGGCCCCGGGTGCCGGTGCCGCACGCGGTCCTGGAGCGGGAGGCGTACTGGTTCACGCCACCGGTGGCCGCGCCCGGGGCACCCTCGGAACCCGCAAACCCCGAAGCCCCCGCAGCCCCTGAGGCACCCGAAGCCCTCGACGCCCCCGAAACGTCCGAAGCCTCCGAAGCCTCCGGGACCGCGACGCCCGAGCCGGTGCCGACGCCCCGGCCGCGGACCGCAGCCGTGACCGGTGCGGAGACGGCCCCCGTCCCCCGGCGCACACCGTCCCTCCCGCACGCCCCCTCCTCCGCCCGGCACGAAGTCGTCGCCCACGTGGCCCGCGTCTGCGGCTACGACGCCCGCCGGATCCCCGGCGACGCGCGGCTCGGCACGGACCTCGGCTTCGACTCGCTGATGCGCCAGGAGCTGGAGCGCGCGCTCGCGCGGCGGTTCCCCGACCGGCTCAACGGCAACCGCGAGCGGCTCCCCGAGGACCCGACCGTCGGCCAGCTGGTGGACCTGCTCGACGGGGCCGCGCCGACGCCCGCCGCGCCGGGGCCCGCCGCACAGCCGCTCGCCCCCGCCGCCCAGGCCGCTCCCGACCCGGCCGTACCCGAAGAAGGCGTACCCGAAGAGGAAGGCGTACCCGAGGAAGCCGTGCCCGACGAAGCCCCCGCCCCCGTCCGCCAGGAGCGCGTCTTCGAGGAGTGGCCCGAGTACGCCGAACTCCAGGGCAGACTGCGGCAGGCCACGGCCGACGGGGCGAACCCGTACGGCCGGACGCACGAGGGGTACAACGGCGCCCGTGCGCGCGTGAACGGCGAGTCCGTCCTGAACTTCTCCGCCTTCAACTACCTGGCCCTGTCCCACCACCCACGCGTCCGCGCCGCGGCGAAGGCCGCCGTCGACCACTACGGCACGTCGTGCTCGGCGACGCCGCTGCTGTTCGGCGAGACGCCGCTGCACCACGCGCTCGACGCCGAGATCGCCTCGTTCCTCGGCACCGAGGCGGCCGTCGTCTTCGCGGGCGGGCACGCCACGAACGTGGCGACGATCGGGCACCTCCTCGGCCCCGAGGACCTGATCCTGCACGACGAGTGGATCCACGACAGCGCGGTGCGCGGCAGCGTCCTGTCCGGCGCGCGGCGCAGGCCCTTCCCGCACAACGACTGGCGCGCCCTGGACCGCGCGCTCACCGCGGCGCGCGGCCGGGCCCGGCGCGCCCTGGTCCTGATCGAGGGCGCCTACAGCCAGGACGGCGACCTGCCGGACCTGCCGAAGTTCATCGGCGTCAAGCGGCGGCACGGCGCGCTCCTGATGGTCGACGAGGCCCACTCGATCGGCGTGCTCGGCCGCACAGGGCGGGGCATCGGCGAGTACTTCGGCGTGGACCGCGCCGACGTCGACCTGTGGATGGGCACGCTCAGCAAGGCGATCGGCAGCCTCGGCGGCTATGTGGCGGCGCGGCACCCGCTGGTGGAGTACCTGAAGTTCACGGCCCCGCTGCACATCTTCAGCACCGGCATCTCGCCCGCCAGCACGGCCGCCGCCCTGGAGGCGATCCGCGTCATCCGGGCCGAGCCGGAGCGCGTGGCCCGCCTGCGGGGGCTCGCCGAGCACTTCCGGGACTCGGCGCGCGCCCGCGGCCTCGACATCGGCGTGTCGCGCGCCTCGGCGGTGGTGCCGGTCGTCATCGGCGGCTGGGAGGAGACCATGGCGCTCTCCAACGCGCTGCTCCGCCTGGGCGTGAACGTCATGCCGATCGGCCATCCGGCCGTCCCGCGCGACGCCTGCCGTCTGCGCTTCTTCATCAACGCCGACCACACCCAGGACGAACTCGACCGCGCCCTCGACCTGTTGGGACGAGCCATGGCAGAGCAGCAGCACACTCCGGAGACCTCCCGCACCGGTGCGGGAGCGGCATCGGGGACGTCGTCGGAACCGGCCTCTCCGTCGGCGTCCCCCGCTGTCGGGAGCCCGGCCGCGCCGGGCCGGGGCGCGCCCCCCGACGTGCTCGTCGCCGGAGCGAGCGGATTCATCGGCGGGCACCTCACGCGCCGCCTCGTCGAGCGCGGCCACCGGGTCCGGGCCCTGGTCCGCGAGGGCAGCGACCGCTCCGGGTTCGCCGACGCGGACGCCGGGTCGGTCGAGGTGGTCACCGGCGACCTCACCGACCCGGACAGCCTGCGCCGCGCGACCGCCGGGGTCCGGCACGTCTACAACTGCACCGGCCTGTCGGCGGACTGGGGGCCGTGGGCGCACTTCCAGCGGGTCAACGTCGACGGCAGCCGCACCCTCGTCGAGGCCGCCGCGCACGCGGGCACCGTCGAGCGGTTCCTGCACGTCAGCACCACCGACGTGTACGGCTACCCGGTCCGGCCCGGCGACGAGAGCACGCCGCCGCGCGACATCGGCCTGCCGTACAACCGCAGCAAGCTGCTCGGCGAGCAGGCCGTGCGCGAGGCCGCGGCGCGCGCCCTGCTGCCGCTGACCGTGGTGCGGCCGGTGAGCGTGTACGGGCCGCGCAGCAAGGACTTCGTCGTGGAGATCGCGACGCTGCTCCTGAGCCGCCAGATGGTCTACATCCGCGGCGGCGACGTCCCGGCGGGCCTGCTGTACGTGGGCAACGCCGCGGACGCGATGATCGCCGCCTGCGCCGCGGAGGCCGCCGCGGGACGGACGTACAACCTGCGCGACCCCGACCGCACCACGTGGCGCGCCTACATCGAGGCGCTCGCGCGCGGCCTCGGCGTCAAGCCGCCCGCGCTGAGCCTGCCCGCACCGGTGGCGCGGGGCGTCGCGACCCTGTCGGAGGGGGTGTACGGGGCGCTGCGGCTGAAGTCACGGCCGGTGCTCACCCGGCACGCGGTGCACCTCTTCGACCGCGACCAGTCGTACGCCATCGACCGCGCCCGCGACGACTTCGGCTTCAAGAGCGAGGTGGGCTTCGAGGAGGGCGTGCGGCTCACGCTCGCCTGGCTCGACTCGCCCGAGGGCCGCGCCCACGTCACCCGTTGA
- a CDS encoding alpha/beta fold hydrolase: MHLTERRAARDWFPGPGPAPAAGAPRLICFPYAGGTASAYRDWPALLGAPVVAVQPPGRGLRLREPPYTDLDALVSDVTDALLAAGLVRDYVLFGHSMGALVAYEVACALRERGAPGPRHLFVSGSRAPHLYADRADHALGDEDLRRLVHDLGALAPGDRIAGAYLERRLPVLRADLTACERYRWRPRRPLGCPMTAYSAVGDALAPAPHVEAWRPYTRASLLRRHVAGGHFYLNGPGRRPLLRDLRAELTRTTEELEPPWTY, translated from the coding sequence GTGCATCTGACCGAGCGGCGCGCGGCCCGCGACTGGTTCCCGGGGCCCGGCCCCGCCCCGGCGGCCGGGGCGCCGCGGCTGATCTGCTTCCCGTACGCGGGCGGCACGGCCTCCGCGTACCGCGACTGGCCCGCGCTGCTGGGGGCGCCCGTGGTGGCGGTGCAGCCGCCCGGGCGCGGTCTGCGGCTGCGCGAGCCGCCGTACACGGACCTGGACGCGCTGGTGTCCGACGTGACGGACGCGCTGCTCGCGGCCGGACTCGTGCGTGACTACGTGCTGTTCGGGCACAGCATGGGGGCCCTCGTCGCGTACGAGGTGGCGTGCGCCCTGCGCGAGCGCGGTGCGCCCGGACCGCGCCACCTGTTCGTGTCCGGCAGCCGCGCCCCGCACCTGTACGCCGACCGCGCCGACCATGCCCTCGGCGACGAGGACCTGCGCCGGCTCGTCCACGACCTGGGCGCGCTCGCGCCCGGGGACCGGATCGCGGGCGCCTACCTGGAGCGCAGGCTCCCGGTCCTGCGCGCCGACCTCACGGCCTGCGAGCGCTACCGGTGGCGGCCGCGCCGCCCCCTCGGCTGCCCGATGACCGCGTACTCCGCCGTCGGCGACGCGCTCGCGCCCGCGCCGCACGTCGAGGCGTGGCGCCCGTACACCCGTGCCTCGCTGCTGCGCCGGCACGTGGCGGGCGGCCACTTCTACCTCAACGGTCCCGGCCGCCGCCCCCTGCTGCGCGACCTGCGCGCCGAACTCACCCGCACCACCGAGGAGTTGGAACCCCCATGGACCTACTGA
- a CDS encoding amino acid adenylation domain-containing protein encodes MPTGTRAAHTAEPPPTGDGALGDVALIRKPWPLDAERAARPAFVGARPRTYGAFAAHVAAVASGLLGLGAAVGDRVAIWLDKQPRYAEAILGALHAGCAYVPLDGGQPVARVATILADAEPVALFTDRRRLAALSGGQLPPSVRVIVLADEEEEGAQEGTPAGASAPGRAHTWAAFTASAAGRVVLLPPLERDDLAALLYTSGSTGTPKGVRISYRNLAAFIRWAREELAVGPGDVFAGHASFNFDLSTFDLFTALSVGAAVWIVPDGQTRDVGALAAGIREHGVTVWYSVPSVLHLLTVSGALTPETVRGLRYVLFAGEVFPIAQLRALAALLPDDVVLYNLYGPTETNVCTRHRVRPSDLSRQEPVPIGTPLPGAVVSVVDADGRAVTGPDAFGELIVEGDCVTPGYWRRESEPAAAEHRVGRHATGDLVGYDGASLVYRGRKDRMVKLAGYRVELGEIEAAVLRHPGVAQAAVVAETRGGETGVALYFTLTGRTPRPGLIELKRHCAEHLPRYMLPRTATCLDELPRNANGKTDYHRLGGATPAPARARRAEPGT; translated from the coding sequence ATGCCGACCGGGACCCGGGCCGCGCACACCGCCGAGCCCCCGCCGACGGGCGACGGCGCGCTCGGTGACGTCGCCCTGATCCGCAAGCCGTGGCCGCTGGACGCCGAGCGGGCCGCGCGGCCCGCCTTCGTGGGCGCCCGGCCGCGTACCTACGGCGCGTTCGCGGCGCACGTCGCGGCCGTCGCCTCGGGCCTGCTCGGCCTCGGCGCGGCGGTCGGCGACCGGGTGGCGATCTGGCTGGACAAACAGCCGCGCTACGCGGAGGCCATCCTCGGCGCGCTGCACGCGGGCTGCGCGTACGTGCCGCTCGACGGCGGGCAGCCGGTGGCCCGCGTGGCGACGATCCTCGCGGACGCCGAGCCGGTGGCCCTCTTCACGGACCGCCGCCGCCTGGCCGCCCTGAGCGGCGGTCAACTGCCGCCCTCCGTACGGGTGATCGTGCTCGCCGACGAGGAAGAGGAGGGCGCGCAGGAGGGTACCCCCGCGGGGGCCTCCGCCCCGGGCCGTGCGCACACCTGGGCCGCCTTCACCGCGTCCGCCGCCGGGCGCGTCGTGCTGCTGCCGCCGCTGGAGCGCGACGACCTCGCCGCGCTCCTCTACACCTCCGGCTCGACCGGCACGCCCAAGGGGGTGCGGATCAGCTACCGGAACCTGGCGGCCTTCATCCGCTGGGCCCGCGAGGAGCTGGCCGTCGGCCCCGGGGACGTCTTCGCGGGCCACGCCTCGTTCAACTTCGACCTGTCCACGTTCGACCTGTTCACGGCCCTGTCCGTGGGCGCGGCCGTGTGGATCGTGCCGGACGGGCAGACCCGTGACGTGGGCGCGCTCGCGGCGGGCATCCGCGAGCACGGCGTCACCGTGTGGTACTCGGTGCCGTCGGTCCTGCACCTGCTCACGGTGTCGGGCGCGCTCACCCCCGAGACCGTACGGGGCCTGCGGTACGTCCTGTTCGCGGGCGAGGTGTTCCCCATCGCCCAACTGCGGGCGCTGGCCGCGCTGTTGCCCGACGACGTGGTGCTCTACAACCTGTACGGGCCGACGGAGACGAACGTCTGCACCCGCCACCGCGTGCGCCCGAGCGATCTGTCCCGGCAGGAACCCGTGCCCATCGGCACCCCGCTGCCCGGCGCCGTGGTGTCCGTCGTCGACGCCGACGGGCGGGCCGTGACCGGCCCGGACGCGTTCGGCGAACTGATCGTCGAGGGCGACTGCGTCACGCCCGGCTACTGGCGCCGCGAGTCCGAGCCCGCCGCCGCCGAGCACCGCGTGGGCCGCCACGCCACCGGCGACCTGGTCGGCTACGACGGCGCGAGCCTCGTCTACCGCGGCCGCAAGGACCGCATGGTCAAGCTCGCCGGCTACCGCGTGGAGCTGGGCGAGATCGAGGCCGCGGTGCTGCGCCACCCCGGCGTCGCCCAGGCCGCCGTCGTCGCCGAGACCCGCGGCGGCGAGACCGGTGTCGCCCTGTACTTCACGCTCACCGGCCGCACCCCGCGCCCCGGCCTCATCGAGCTGAAGCGGCACTGCGCCGAGCACCTGCCCCGCTACATGCTGCCGCGCACCGCCACCTGCCTCGACGAGCTGCCGCGCAACGCCAACGGCAAGACCGACTACCACCGCCTGGGCGGCGCCACGCCCGCGCCCGCCCGCGCCCGGCGGGCCGAGCCCGGCACCTGA